Genomic window (Juglans microcarpa x Juglans regia isolate MS1-56 chromosome 2S, Jm3101_v1.0, whole genome shotgun sequence):
accaccgggACGTTCAAAACTCTTTACCCCAGAATAGTCTTCCCCATCCCTTTTATGCTCCTTCCACTCCGATTTTCTCCATTAATTGCGATCGCCACAGTTGAGGACAACTAATCAATTCCTCCAAACTACCATAGTTCTTTTTTGCCATCAATCCACCAGCACACCACCCCTCTTCTCCCCTACACTTGTCGACTTGCTCCTCTCGAATTCAACAAAACCCCATTAACTTTAGACTAGTTCTTTGATGGCAGTGTCATATCTTGCACAAATGGAGGAGTCAGCATCGGCTTTTGGTTCTCTTTTCGTAATGCTGCTGCGAAATCGGGCATTGACTACGCAAGAAAGGAAGACCATTGGTCTCTGCCATTGTTGATGAACTTGAGATTTGGCAAGGCATCGTAAATAGCTTTTGTAGTTTCTTAATGGGTTCTCTCATCTCTTTACCTTTTGTGTTTTGATATCAATGAAGTGCATCGTTTCGTGAAATTTATTCCAGCTCCCAACCATTTGTTagcattttcttatttaaaaattttatgtgcagtcaTTTTTACGTAAGTACGAACTCTACTGATATGATTAgttgcatcatttttttaatattaaataattgatttgatcaaTTACATCAATATAGTGCTTAAAAAATACGCTAAAAATAACTGTATTTCTGTTCATAAGGAAGCTAAAAACACAACTCGTGCTAAATGCCGTGCTTTTATTAATCTACAGTAATTGGCCATGTTGAGTCGTGCGCAATGCTTGCGCAAATGGTGGCTCCATttagactttttcttttatttaattaagagaGATGCTAGGTATAATCTTTATATCCAAACCTTGtgtactctatttttttatcttttgtccATATCAATGTAGGTAGAATGACTAAAATGTCCTCCCAACATGGCCAAAAATCATATAGAAGCAATTTGAGTTTGATTTTGCCACTGCCCAATCTCGTTCTCATTTCTCTCTGTGCCATTCAAAATCCAGCGTCGTGGTCAGCTCCTCCACCACCAGCATCGTCCTCAGTTATCCACCACTACCATCAGTAACGAAGACCCAGCCCAGCCCATGCGAGGttcctcttattttttaagttcgAGTTCCAGCATCGTGGTCAGCTCTTCCACCATCGGCATCATGATCTGCTCTTCCACCACCATCAAAGGTAACGTAAACCTAAAATtttgtttggttatttttttGCCCAGCTCACTCCCATTTACCCTGTTTGAGGAATTATTTTCTCTCATGCAACACCCACATCTTGGCCAAACCACCGATCAACTATTTTGTGAAATTACTCACTTTATAGATCTGTTCCTTCCTCATAGCAAAGCTTCAAGACGTTACATTGAGATCGTTTTGGGTCAATATTTTGCTGAACGTATTTGGTAAAATTACTATTTGGTGAAACTATTTGGTGAAATTACTTGCTTTGTGGAAGGTTGCATCGTAAGCGAGGAGTATTGTTAGTGAAGCTACTGTAGAATGCACCCACTGCTGTTATGATCCACTGCTAACTAGTGTAGcatcatatatacatattagcataattaatttaagttatcataattattattcaaattattataataaactcaagtataatatattgttggcataatatcacatgcataaaattgtTTTGCATGTATAAGCTAGCCACGATGTGGCCACACATTAATTTAAACATTACTATTGACGGaatttatttgcattacttattaaatattattaaatattacataGAGGTATGTCCATTTTTTGTGTACAAGTCTAtggagaaaggggaagaaagcACAAGGCCTACGAGCAGTTCTACAAGGCCAACCAACACTACTGCATTTACTCAGGTATTCTTTTCCCATCCAAAAGCCACGTTATTGGTgtgatttataattaatttattaataaattattattcgatATCATTTCAAGAAATATCAAGGCCATTTTATCCAGATTGGTCAGTATATAGTTATATGCATGGTTACCATGTGATTATGCTACCTATATTTTTCATACCGTTTGCACCTCATCCAAATACCGACCCTTATCTACGGACAAACGAGGTGATAAACTTTATGATTCGGAAGTTTCTATATTTAAATCCATTTTGTGAAGgctatatttatgatttttttattgtaaattgcAACAGCCAACATGAGTATTGTTTAGACCACCAATTCTCTATCATTTTGCTCCTCTAGTTATCTATCCGGGATATTTAAGTAATCCTAAGGAGATGACATAACCCACCTTGTCTACTAAGCGATCATTGTTTTCTTCTGAAAGCAATTATTATCATGACAGCTCAAATGTGGGAAACGAGTTCATTGAATAACAGGAGGTATACCACAAATTGTTGCATTGAGGTATATTGCAGGAGGCTGATAATGCACTGGTTGAGGAAGTACCATCGATGGTTGAGAAAGTAGCACTGAGCAATCATGAAAATGATGATGGTGTGTGCATGACTAATATCTTTAACTTGACTTTGAAGTTCTTCCCAATCATTAAGAAGAACCAATACTTTCTTTTGGATGTCATCTTctcttttatgaatttttttccttacatGCTGGAGTTCTTCCTCTCTTTTGGATTTCAACCTCTCTCTTTTGTAATTCTTCCAAGTTCTCTTTCCCTCACAATTGGactttcatttccttcttcAAAATCTGCCtataaaaaatagttacaaTTTGCCTTTGCCTGTAGCAAACAActtattaaaatcataattagAAACTAAGAGGTTACtttaataatataagaaaataaaagtatacGGACAAGAGTTGTTAGTAATGACCTCCTTATTGTAATTTGGACAACTAAAAAAATGTCTTCTTGGATTTCTTGAAGTATTTGAGACGTGTTATTAACCCGCATAAACATATTGAGACCTTTTTCAAGTAGCGATGGACCAAAGAAGATTTAGAATGCTATTGCGATGAAAACATTGCAAGTCGGCAACACAAGCGCCCTTGAAACAAGTAATAGAATGCATGAAAAAACTGTCTTAAAATAACTTAAAGCAGCAAAAGATCACTATAAATCATTCTTTGTTTCATGCAAGGTAGTGCACATATAGCCAAACAACCAAAGCAAAACATTCATGGAGTGAGGTAAACATCAAGTGGTTTTTTAGACACATTCTGGGTcctttttatagttaaaaagtTAAGGTGTTGAGTTCATTGAAAATGAGTTACTGATATAATTGGGTTCAACTATGTTTTCTTTTGAgatgtgaaatcaagtatcaagTTCTTAACAGCTCCTTTGAATTCTAAAGTCATAGTGGTAAACTCCGATGGATTAATGGGCACCCATCTTGGAAAATAAATCAATGAGGTTGTTTGTTTTCCTTTGACTTGCCTTTtaatctctctttttattttattttatttaaggaTGATAACAAATGGGGTTATATAATTGAGATATTTGTTCTAAATAGATTAAAAGGCATGTGCAGGACAATGTTTACCATGAAACTTTAATGGTGGAGCACTCTTATCATAACCAACATATATCAAGCTATCAAAAGGTATAAATGCAAGTAAAGCATCAGgcattgaaaggaaaaaaaaaaaaaaaaaagcattttaaGGAATGTTAATTGTATTGAcagttcaaattttttaatgcACTCACAATAGTGCTATTGTATTATTCGTGTACATTAGTATTTATGATGACAAACTACAAGAGAGATTAGATTTTctgaaacttttaactttttagcATGCAACATATATCTTTAGACAAGCAAACTCAACAACTGGAATTGATGTTAAAACAACTTTGTATGTATGGTATTTCTCTAAGATTGTGGCAAGGGATTTTTAGATGACAATCTCAAGCCTACAATGCATTCATCTAACTGTCCATCTTCAATTGCAAATGCTAGGAAAACCAGAGCAAATACTGTGTGACAAAGAATTGTGATATAATAAGTACTTTATACACTAGACATCATGAAAATACTCGGGAAACCAGAGCTTTACATGAAAGTTGAAGTTGCcctaatattcataaaaacattGCCataacagagaaaaaaaatgaagaacaatattAGAAACCATTGGAAACTAGAGCTTTATGAAATCACTAAATTGAACAACAACAAGCACCAATCACCAATCACATTGAAAATTGAACAATAAATCAACAGCAAGCTCCAATCACATTGAAAATTGAACAATAAATGCACATAAATAGATTTAAACTCCTTAGATATTCAACAAGAGGAAGGGGACGTTGTGCTCTTACAAATTCATGGTACAGAAGAAGGGGACGATGGACGAAGAAGATGATGCACAAAGGGCTGAAGTTAAGGTGTCGGAAGCAGCTCCTCCAATGCACAACGACGTTAGGGCTCAGACAGAATCAACCGAAGCAGCGACTCCAACGCACAACGACGAGTTAAGATGGAATCAGCCTATTTTGGGCAAAGCTGGTCTCGGGAGGAAGGGGAATCTCTTATGAAGAAGGGGCAAAGCAGTCCCGGGAGGAAGGGGGAGAGTAGTCTCTCAAGAGCAAGATGACGTTGTGGCCAAACCAAATGAAACAGATCGTTTTTGCCATGTTGGGCGTGCATGCCCAGTCCCATATTTGTAGACTGCAataaaaatttctctttaattaatgGTATAGAATTGTGAATGGAGTCCTTCAACACCTAAAAACTTtcaacatttgatcaatctaTCATTTTAGTACTCTTTATTTGTAAAATCCACAACTCTTAAAGGAATAAAGCTAACAcaaacaattatattttttcagaaaaaataaaaataaaaataaaaattaattggtaataatgatgataaattattttttgaatatttctcttaaaacaACTCCCGTTAACACCATATGAATATTTATCCTTTTCCATTTGGTTGGACATTTTTCCAATTGAGGAAATCTGAGATTGAAACTTATGTGCTCAAGTCATTTGTCTtacttaaaatgattttaggattttgatgaaataataaagaatttaaatatatcgttcttaaaatgattttatataaaaataataattaaaatatctagTAGTGGGAAGTAATAGGGTTCCCACTTCCCACTAGATATTATGTTGGGCTCAATAAATAAGTAGATATCAGAGACTTTGTAGTGGGCCCGTGATAGATGACTTGACCCATTATAGTAAACGATTCGAATGATGCTTGGCCCaataaggtttttttattttttattttttattttatcagcaTTTACGCTTTATAGACTTGTAGTTGTTTGTGGTCCAACTTAACATGACTTCAACTTGGAAGAAAATTAAGatgtgcaatatatatatatatatagagagagagagagagagacagacagagagagacgTGTGAGATGGAAAAGGTTATGTGCAGTTGGTCCAGGTGCCGGTCGTGGTGGGCAACAATGTCTAATCGAAATTCCGAAAACCCATATATGTGCTCATTTCATCTGCCCGGCGTGCCCGCAATTTGGACGTAAGTTTTACAGTTTTTTTGAAGCAAAAGTTTcgaagagaagaggaaaaaaagaaagatgcgAAGTTCGTTTGAGAGCTCTTTAAATTAGAATCTGTAATTTCATTTGGGTTACCGTACAGGCTTCGGATGGTGTTAAACTCGGACTCGTATTTTATAAAGTTAATCTAAATTCAACCTTataattaaactaataaaatccTTCGGTCTTAACTTAATAATCTCctattgaattttgataaaaaaaattctttattcTAAATATCTCGGATGAATCAGCGATACCTCAACCTATTTAATTCAAAAGATAGACGAGACTCCTCaatcttaatattatatattgcttTTAAGTTTAAAAGAACTACTGAATTAAGCCACGAtctactttattaaaaaaaaattaagtaaaaaccTTTAAATGTTAAACTAACTAAAGGAAAATGTAAATGAGACTCCTCAATCTCCTTTCCTCATTCCTCAATTTATCGACATTATTTATCAagatttcttttacttaattttattttacttttttcaaggTTAAAAAAGACAGATCTACAACATTTCAGTAACTACTGAGAAATACGCACGACACAAGCAGATTCACAGGTCGAAAATTATTTAGAGAAAAGTAGTggttttgcaaaaatcaccGTACTTGGTTCTCATGCGCTGCCCACATTTATGCGTGGTTTTCACGCGCCACCTCTTTCAACAACTCTTCTCGACACACACTTCAAATCATTAGACTCGCCACCACCAAACTTCTCAGATTTGACCTTTGTGGATGAAAAGATATAAGTGTATGTTGCTTTCACGGGTTGtcacaaatttcaaattctaCCGGAATTGATCCAAACtataattcatcatttttttgcATCTTTcatattgatttctttttttgatttcttcttgttaattaaaataaaacagagcTCCTCTCTCGGACGTTTGTCTGTAGAAGTTGAGTCATatctttttatgaaatatgagattgattCTCTGTTTAGACAGAGAGTGTTGTCTCTTGGACGTTTGTATGTAGAGAGTATTAACAATAGTAGAGATCAGACCagtcataaaagaaaatagtgtactagtggagctccaaatatattattttagtttatgatatcatgtttgataTAGAAATATCTCAGAATGTATCCGGTCAtggatataaatttttttgatgaatgaataatgataatttctattaaaaaaactaaaaattcctgaaaaagaaaagaagagaagataactaaaaaagagtttaaaaaagaaaaaagaaaagaaagaaaaaagggtcATTTTCAGTTTCTGCCCCGTAGACTTTCCAATGGGATGATTCATGAAATACGAAGATGGCACGAAACAACAAATGCAAACAACTAACATTACCCTCCACTCCCATTTCTCACCGGTCACCAACGCCCAACAAAGAGCAACCGAACTAGTTGTAGTTatggcgagagagagagagagagagatagaggttTAGAGAGGATTGAAGGGTGAGACAGACTCGGTTTGACGGAGCGAAATTTGCAGAGAGAGGAATAGAGGGTTAGAGTGAGAACTTCATCTACATATATACATAgacagagatagagagagagggactaTGGCAGAGAAGGAAGATTCTGCAAGAGTTTCTTCGGCTCCAGCACCATCACGTCCTACGATAACGCTCCCACCACGTCCATCCATGGAGACCTTCTTCACCGGTGGGTCCGGAGCCAGCCCCGGACCCATGACTCTGGTCTCCAGCTTCTTCTCCGATAACTACCCGGACTCTGGCTGCCGATCCTTCTCTCAGCTCCTCGCCGGAGCCATGGCCTCTCCGCTTGCGAGGCCTAGCTTCTATACCGACAATTCCACTGGTAATTCCACAAAGGAACCGGGTCCCGATTCGGTTTCTGGGTTTAAGCAAAGTAGGCCGATGAATTTGGTGGTTTCTCGGTCACCATTGTTCACAATTCCACCCGGGTTGAGCCCCTCTGGCTTGCTGAACTCCCCCGGGTTCTTCTCCCCGCTGGTAATTGAATCAATTCTCGTGAATTAATAGCAGTCTGGTTCTGATTTTCATTATATCTTTAATAATTTGGTCGTTTCTGAATCTGGGAGAGTACTTTTTAGAGTTGCGTAATGCTTGTTGCGTCGAGAGTAGTGTGTTGAGGCTTATAGCTGAGGATAAGATATGGGTGGTAGTTGATGTTGCCATTGAGGTTGCGTTCGTCAGTTCAAGAATTGGATTAGACGTAATGCATTTTATTGAGATCTGTACTTATAAGATTGTGAGCAACGGTGTGAAGGCTTTGAGTTATAACTGAAACAGGTTTATTTAAGTTCGGTACTAAGTTCGAATATTACTTACCTACAATGTGAAGCACAGAATTTGAATTTCGCAGGACAATTGAGAGATTATCTTATGTATTCATACAGTGTAAAATTCATGGTAGAATGCCTGTAACCAAATAAGCATATCTGTAATCGGGAGGCCCTTAGGTTATCTTTCccttttcctaatttttttacGTTGTTGAAATGGGGAAAGCTAtaaagtgagtttttttttttttaagagtcaGAGTCACATGTTCAAGAGTGACTCCTCTCCGAATTTATTGACGTAGCGCTCACTTATAGCTGAGGAAAACCGATACTACATCCTGACACTTAGGACTtacaaaaaaataccaaaaatataaacCAATAAAGCCCAAGCGTCCaaaaaagacatcaccttattCCCACGATCTACACAATGAATAACCAATCCCAAgcaataaattaaatacatataagtCAAAAGATAGACACCGTTCCATCTATGCGAAAAGTTCCGTCGCCAAACTTCCAGCTATAAAGTGAGTTGCAGTGACTAATTCTTGAATTTTTTGGATTGTTGAAAAACAACCATTTCCTTTCCTCCCCCATTTCCTTCCAGATAATTTGTATCTTTTGTTGAGGAGAGAGAACTCAGCCATCCAAGTTAATTAAATAGGGAAATGTGTCCCTCAAGGCAGCATGCGTTGGTGATGCTGTTCGGCGCCTTATTGCTACTGTttcaatatcatttatttttcttgaaggcAATGGCCTATTTTTGTACCAGTTATGATTCTCTTATTCCTCAAAAACCATGCAGAGTCCCTTTGGAATGTCTCATCAGCAGGCCTTGGCACAGGTTACAGCTCAAGCTGCACTAGCTCAATCCCAAATGCTATCTGAATATCATCAACCTTCTTCAGTAGCAGATCTGACAGAGTCACTGACACATAATCCATCCTTTACTCTAGGTGAAGCTTCACAGATGCAGATGGCACCATCAACATCAGACCCCAGAAGTTCAATGATGGAGTCATCAGAGGCCTCTCATCCTGATATGAAATACCAACCTGCTTCCATTGCCATTGATAAGCCTGCTGATGATGGCTACAACTGGCGTAAATATGGGCAGAAGCAGGTGAAGGGCAGTGAATATCCGCGAAGCTATTACAAATGTACACATCTGAATTGCCCTGTCAAAAAAAAGGTTGAGCGTTCTCCTGATGGCCAAGTAACCGAAATTATCTACAAAGGGCAGCATAATCATGAACTGCCTCAACCCAATAGGCGTGCAAAAGAAGGTAGTGATCTAAATGTAAATATTCAAGCTAAGCCAGATCTGTGTCCTCAAAGTCGGGCTGGAAATCAGAACAAATCAAGTGAAACAGTACCGGCTTATTCAGTTCCTCAGGGGGATCAGGAATCTACTGGAGCAGGGCCCCCTAAGTTACCTGGATCAAGTGATAGTGAGGAAGAAGGCGACTTGGAAGCAAGAGGAGAGGGAGATCTTGATGAGCCAAACCCAAAGAGAAGGCATGTTCCCAGTCTCTCACAGTACCTAATCatcattttacctttttttcttGGAGAAATAAATTCCTTGGTGTGCAGGATCACAGATACTGGCGCATCTGAGGTAACTCTCAGACACAAGACTGTCACAGAACCTAAAATTATTGTGCAAACAAGAAGTGAAGTTGATCTTTTAGATGATGGCTATAGGTGGCGCAAGTATGGGCAGAAGGTGGTAAAAGGAAATCCTCATCCAAGGTGGTAACTTTGTCTAAATTTCTCcttatttgtgttttgttttaatgattGCATGGTGCTAGTGGATTCTATGATCTTTCACTAATTATCTATCTAGAACTTGCATAATTCGATCAACAAAGTTGCAACAACTTTGGTCCTGGTTAATTGGCTATCAAGTATTCTTACATTTCAGTAGCTGTCTCTTACAGTCAATAGTTTATATAAGGCTTGCAGTCCTTCTATTTGCAAGCCCTTCTCCACACCACTgtcatgatataatttgatttataagaaaattttaaaattaagttttcatAGAAATCAAATCTTGCCATGTCACAGTGCAGAGGATGTGTCCTCCACACCagcttgcaaatataatttttctaaggCTTATTCTTATGGTATGCAGTTTACAAGGTCACCATTCTAGAACTTGGGTGACAAAAATGTTGGTCAAGGCCGCCATATCTTCCTTTGATTTTTAGGAGTGTACATATAGTACTTGTGGGGTTAGATTTTCAATGTTTCATTATTGGAGATTAAagacaaataaagaaaatgtcTTCTAGTTatcaaatagtaaaataaaacaaaataatggcTCCTTATGTCTCTCCTTCTGCTTCACTTGATATGCATAAGATCTCGGAGACATTTTTCTGTTGGTCTTTGaagcttttttttctcttcttggacattttttatgtttcttctttttttttttcattctgcACATGATGCATGCTGCATCTAGCAGACTCTATATGTGGCAATACAGATCTGACTCACTGTTTATAAAACTCAACAAGTAAGAGATTTTGTCCCTCCAAAAGTAGGTGTTTGTATCACAAGACAGAATCATCTGTGAGGGATATGAGACATGATCTTTCTGTTTTGTATTCTAAGCGTGCACTATGATAATGGTATATGAGTCAATATACAATCTAGATGCTTTTTCCTTGTTGCATCGGTTCCTCTCTCAGGTTTTTGGTGGTATCGTATCTGAGATACATGTCAATGTTTTTCTGTGTTTATATGTCATATAAATGGTTTATCTCCATTTTCCTGCTGATATTATTAGATAGGAAAAAGCTAGTTTGTCCACCAAATGTGACCGCTCAACTTGACCActcggaat
Coding sequences:
- the LOC121252624 gene encoding probable WRKY transcription factor 3 isoform X2 produces the protein MAEKEDSARVSSAPAPSRPTITLPPRPSMETFFTGGSGASPGPMTLVSSFFSDNYPDSGCRSFSQLLAGAMASPLARPSFYTDNSTGNSTKEPGPDSVSGFKQSRPMNLVVSRSPLFTIPPGLSPSGLLNSPGFFSPLSPFGMSHQQALAQVTAQAALAQSQMLSEYHQPSSVADLTESLTHNPSFTLGEASQMQMAPSTSDPRSSMMESSEASHPDMKYQPASIAIDKPADDGYNWRKYGQKQVKGSEYPRSYYKCTHLNCPVKKKVERSPDGQVTEIIYKGQHNHELPQPNRRAKEGSDLNVNIQAKPDLCPQSRAGNQNKSSETVPAYSVPQGDQESTGAGPPKLPGSSDSEEEGDLEARGEGDLDEPNPKRRITDTGASEVTLRHKTVTEPKIIVQTRSEVDLLDDGYRWRKYGQKVVKGNPHPRSYYKCTNPGCNVRKHVERASTDPKAVITTYEGKHNHDIPAARNSSHNTADRIAPQKVVAEKQSLLKETGFGNNDKRPVLLQLKEEQIRV
- the LOC121252624 gene encoding probable WRKY transcription factor 3 isoform X1 — protein: MAEKEDSARVSSAPAPSRPTITLPPRPSMETFFTGGSGASPGPMTLVSSFFSDNYPDSGCRSFSQLLAGAMASPLARPSFYTDNSTGNSTKEPGPDSVSGFKQSRPMNLVVSRSPLFTIPPGLSPSGLLNSPGFFSPLSPFGMSHQQALAQVTAQAALAQSQMLSEYHQPSSVADLTESLTHNPSFTLGEASQMQMAPSTSDPRSSMMESSEASHPDMKYQPASIAIDKPADDGYNWRKYGQKQVKGSEYPRSYYKCTHLNCPVKKKVERSPDGQVTEIIYKGQHNHELPQPNRRAKEGSDLNVNIQAKPDLCPQSRAGNQNKSSETVPAYSVPQGDQESTGAGPPKLPGSSDSEEEGDLEARGEGDLDEPNPKRRHVPSLSQYLIIILPFFLGEINSLVCRITDTGASEVTLRHKTVTEPKIIVQTRSEVDLLDDGYRWRKYGQKVVKGNPHPRSYYKCTNPGCNVRKHVERASTDPKAVITTYEGKHNHDIPAARNSSHNTADRIAPQKVVAEKQSLLKETGFGNNDKRPVLLQLKEEQIRV